One part of the Carassius auratus strain Wakin unplaced genomic scaffold, ASM336829v1 scaf_tig00215942, whole genome shotgun sequence genome encodes these proteins:
- the LOC113096482 gene encoding uncharacterized protein LOC113096482 isoform X1, whose protein sequence is MEQLWIEGIRRKLRIEKDSRVSTDIKIVHGDKKTEFMENYVEELQKKTKTFFLAAKQSSKNYYFHACERGNKPTGKSMGKACETRANSCEAYVSFKFIEETGFTAVVVRQQLTHTGHDLSNPEERKKNAINPELLGFVEIWLTQGLSISQIVIKSCDWACSRGYTDKHDRRFFLTPEDVRLVKRHLRIFTLPDINDAVSVEKLVTGELKENICFFQPLTKDQPLVIVVQTPQQKALLQENPHPMVFMDASYKGLTSYGYALYALVLVNQTGRGVPFAYLIMSQESSAIVELCLNMLCSRNPNFYPRSVMIDRDLKELNAIREVFPKTKVLLCWFHVLQAVHRWVTSRDGGNLSPDKRHVVIHAMTSMKACMTEEDFVTVSTSVCNDLDAQLGSNRVTTYLKVHWLPHAALWANFGRLFEHNNSDTNNKAERFFLALKY, encoded by the exons ATGGAGCAGCTATGGATCGAGGGCATCCGAAGGAAACTGAGAATAGAAAAAGATTCCCGTGTTTCCACAGATATCAAAATTGTTCATGGGGACAAGAAAACGGAGTTTATGGAGAACTATGTAGAAGAACTACAGAAGAAAACAAAGACCTTTTTCTTGGCAGCAAAACAGAGcagcaaaaattattatttccATGCCTGTGAAAGAGGCAACAAACCAACAGGAAAAAGCATGGGCAAGGCATGTGAAACAAGGGCCAATTCCTGTGAAGCCTATGTGTCATTTAAATTTATAGAGGAGACCGGTTTCACAGCAGTAGTAGTTCGGCAGCAATTAACACACACAGGACATGATTTGTCAAACCCTGAAGAGAGGAAGAAAAATGCAATTAATCCAGAATTGTTAGGATTTGTCGAAATATGGCTCACACAAGGTCTATCCATATCACAGATTGTCATAAAAAGTTGTGATTGGGCATGTAGTCGGGGTTACACCGATAAGCATGACAGACGTTTCTTCCTAACTCCAGAAGATGTAAGGTTGGTAAAACGCCATCTCCGCATCTTCACTTTGCCGGACATTAATGATGCTGTGAGTGTGGAAAAGCTGGTGACAGGTgaactgaaagaaaatatttgcttttttcAACCTTTGACAAAAGACCAGCCACTGGTTATTGTTGTCCAGACACCACAACAGAAGGCTCTACTCCAAGAGAACCCCCACCCCATGGTTTTTATGGATGCATCCTACAAAGGTTTGACATCATATGGGTATGCACTGTATGCCCTTGTACTTGTCAATCAAACTGGAAGAGGAGTGCCATTTGCGTACCTAATAATGAGCCAGGAATCCTCAGCAATAGTTGAGCTTTGCTTGAACATGCTTTGTTCAAGAAATCCAAACTTTTACCCAAG GTCAGTTATGATCGACAGAGACTTAAAAGAGCTCAATGCCATAAGAGAAGTTTTCCCCAAAACCAAAGTTCTCCTCTGTTGGTTTCATGTTCTCCAG GCTGTACATCGCTGGGTTACATCAAGAGATGGTGGGAACCTGTCACCTGACAAAAGACATGTCGTCATTCATGCCATGACCTCAATGAAAGCTTGCATGACG GAGGAAGATTTTGTGACCGTTTCCACTAGTGTGTGCAATGACCTTGATGCCCAGCTTGGCAGCAATCGAGTGACAACATACCTGAAGGTGCACTGGCTTCCACATGCAGCACTATGGGCCAATTTTGGACGACTATTTGAGCACAACAACAGCGACACCAACAACAAGGCAGAGAG GTTTTTTCTTGCGCTGAAATACTAG
- the LOC113096482 gene encoding uncharacterized protein LOC113096482 isoform X2 produces MVFMDASYKGLTSYGYALYALVLVNQTGRGVPFAYLIMSQESSAIVELCLNMLCSRNPNFYPRSVMIDRDLKELNAIREVFPKTKVLLCWFHVLQAVHRWVTSRDGGNLSPDKRHVVIHAMTSMKACMTEEDFVTVSTSVCNDLDAQLGSNRVTTYLKVHWLPHAALWANFGRLFEHNNSDTNNKAERFFLALKY; encoded by the exons ATGGTTTTTATGGATGCATCCTACAAAGGTTTGACATCATATGGGTATGCACTGTATGCCCTTGTACTTGTCAATCAAACTGGAAGAGGAGTGCCATTTGCGTACCTAATAATGAGCCAGGAATCCTCAGCAATAGTTGAGCTTTGCTTGAACATGCTTTGTTCAAGAAATCCAAACTTTTACCCAAG GTCAGTTATGATCGACAGAGACTTAAAAGAGCTCAATGCCATAAGAGAAGTTTTCCCCAAAACCAAAGTTCTCCTCTGTTGGTTTCATGTTCTCCAG GCTGTACATCGCTGGGTTACATCAAGAGATGGTGGGAACCTGTCACCTGACAAAAGACATGTCGTCATTCATGCCATGACCTCAATGAAAGCTTGCATGACG GAGGAAGATTTTGTGACCGTTTCCACTAGTGTGTGCAATGACCTTGATGCCCAGCTTGGCAGCAATCGAGTGACAACATACCTGAAGGTGCACTGGCTTCCACATGCAGCACTATGGGCCAATTTTGGACGACTATTTGAGCACAACAACAGCGACACCAACAACAAGGCAGAGAG GTTTTTTCTTGCGCTGAAATACTAG